A single region of the Manihot esculenta cultivar AM560-2 chromosome 12, M.esculenta_v8, whole genome shotgun sequence genome encodes:
- the LOC110627940 gene encoding beta-amylase isoform X1 — translation MSCIIHSIEVSLGEKVRLHKHLLWELPSANGVENLQGLRNVKRRRRHWRTFTFGERKLERKPQAVAFEVLTNKLEAPTAYDEKMLANYVPIYVLLPLGVVTADNVLENKDELGKQLKELRAAGVDGVMVDVWWGIVESKGPKQYDWSAYKSLFELIQECDLKIQAIISFHQCGGNIGDAVNIPIPQWVRDVGEYDPDIFYTNRAGTRNKEYLTIGVDHLPLFGGRTAIEMYSDYMKSFRENMSDLLEAGVIIDIEVGLGPAGELRYPSYPQTQGWVFPGIGEFICYDKYLKAEFKEAAARAGNPEWELPDDAGEYNDTPENTGFFKPNGTYRTEKGNFFLIWYSNRLLIHGDEILDEANKAFLGCKVKIAAKVSGIHWWYKVDNHAAELTAGYYNLHERDGYRPIARMLSRHHAILNFTCLEMKDAEQPENAKSGPQELVMQVLSGAWRENIEVAGENALSRYDATAYNQILLNVRPNGVNKNGQPKLRMYGMTYLRLSDDLLEETNFKLFKTFVRKMHADQDYCPDLKKYNHEIRPLERSKQQIPTEVLTEATKALAPFPWDKETDMKVDGAGAGQPGLLASLVNKIKSLFFK, via the exons atGTCCTGTATTATACATTCAATAGAAGTTTCTTTGGGAGAGAAAGTGAGGCTTCACAAGCATCTTCTATGGGAACTTCCATCGGCTAATGGAGTTGAAAATCTGCAAGGTCTAAGGAATGTAAAGAGGCGAAGAAGACATTGGCGTACATTCACGTTTGGCGAGAGGAAACTAGAAAGGAAGCCTCAAGCCGTGGCATTTGAAGTTCTCACCAATAAACTAGAG GCTCCTACCGCCTATGATGAGAAGATGTTGGCAAACTATGTGCCAATTTACGTACTGCTTCCA TTGGGAGTTGTCACAGCTGATAACGTCCTTGAAAACAAAGATGAGCTTGGGAAGCAGCTCAAGGAGCTTAGAGCAGCTGGAGTTGATGGAGTCATGGTAGATGTCTGGTGGGGGATCGTAGAATCCAAGGGCCCTAAGCAGTATGATTGGAGTGCTTATAAGAGCTTGTTTGAACTCATTCAAGAGTGTGATCTAAAAATACAAGCTATAATTTCATTCCACCAATGTGGTGGGAATATAGGAGACGCTGTGAACATCCCAATTCCCCAGTGGGTGCGGGATGTTGGAGAATATGATCCTGATATCTTTTACACCAACAGGGCAGGAACCAGAAACAAGGAGTACCTCACCATTGGTGTGGATCATCTTCCTCTCTTTGGAGGTCGAACTGCCATTGAG ATGTATAGTGACTACATGAAGAGCTTCAGGGAGAACATGTCAGATTTGTTAGAAGCTGGGGTGATCATTGATATCGAAGTAGGGCTTGGTCCAGCAGGAGAGCTAAGATACCCTTCATACCCACAAACTCAAGGATGGGTTTTTCCTGGCATTGGAGAATTCATT TGCTATGATAAATATCTCAAAGCAGAATTCAAAGAGGCAGCAGCAAGGGCAGGCAACCCTGAATGGGAATTGCCTGATGATGCAGGGGAATACAATGACACACCAGAAAACACTGGCTTCTTTAAACCAAATGGAACATACCGTACTGAAAAAGGAAACTTCTTCTTGATATGGTATTCCAACAGATTATTGATCCATGGGGATGAGATCCTTGATGAAGCCAATAAAGCATTCTTGGGCTGTAAAGTCAAAATAGCAGCTAAA GTATCTGGAATTCATTGGTGGTACAAAGTTGATAATCATGCTGCAGAGCTTACAGCAGGATATTACAACTTGCATGAAAGAGATGGGTACCGACCCATTGCCAGGATGCTATCAAGGCATCATGCTATTTTGAATTTCACATGCCTTGAGATGAAGGACGCAGAGCAACCTGAAAATGCCAAAAGTGGACCTCAGGAACTTGTTATGCAG GTTTTGAGTGGAGCTTGGAGAGAGAATATTGAGGTTGCAGGGGAGAATGCACTTTCAAGATATGATGCGACAGCTTACAATCAAATCCTTTTAAATGTCAGGCCTAATGGTGTCAACAAGAATGGCCAACCAAAACTGAGGATGTATGGGATGACATACCTACGGTTATCTGATGATCTATTAGAAGAAACCAATTTTAAGCTATTCAAGACATTTGTGAGGAAAATGCATGCAGACCAG gatTATTGTCCAGATCTCAAGAAATACAACCATGAAATACGTCCACTGGAGCGGTCAAAGCAACAGATTCCAACTGAAGTTCTAACAGAAGCAACTAAGGCATTGGCACCCTTCCCATGGGATAAAGAGACAGATATGAAAGTTGATGGTGCTGGTGCTGGTCAGCCTGGTCTACTTGCTAGTTTGGTAAACAAGATCAAATCCCTATTCTTCAAGTGA
- the LOC110627940 gene encoding beta-amylase isoform X2, with protein MQAPTAYDEKMLANYVPIYVLLPLGVVTADNVLENKDELGKQLKELRAAGVDGVMVDVWWGIVESKGPKQYDWSAYKSLFELIQECDLKIQAIISFHQCGGNIGDAVNIPIPQWVRDVGEYDPDIFYTNRAGTRNKEYLTIGVDHLPLFGGRTAIEMYSDYMKSFRENMSDLLEAGVIIDIEVGLGPAGELRYPSYPQTQGWVFPGIGEFICYDKYLKAEFKEAAARAGNPEWELPDDAGEYNDTPENTGFFKPNGTYRTEKGNFFLIWYSNRLLIHGDEILDEANKAFLGCKVKIAAKVSGIHWWYKVDNHAAELTAGYYNLHERDGYRPIARMLSRHHAILNFTCLEMKDAEQPENAKSGPQELVMQVLSGAWRENIEVAGENALSRYDATAYNQILLNVRPNGVNKNGQPKLRMYGMTYLRLSDDLLEETNFKLFKTFVRKMHADQDYCPDLKKYNHEIRPLERSKQQIPTEVLTEATKALAPFPWDKETDMKVDGAGAGQPGLLASLVNKIKSLFFK; from the exons ATGCAGGCTCCTACCGCCTATGATGAGAAGATGTTGGCAAACTATGTGCCAATTTACGTACTGCTTCCA TTGGGAGTTGTCACAGCTGATAACGTCCTTGAAAACAAAGATGAGCTTGGGAAGCAGCTCAAGGAGCTTAGAGCAGCTGGAGTTGATGGAGTCATGGTAGATGTCTGGTGGGGGATCGTAGAATCCAAGGGCCCTAAGCAGTATGATTGGAGTGCTTATAAGAGCTTGTTTGAACTCATTCAAGAGTGTGATCTAAAAATACAAGCTATAATTTCATTCCACCAATGTGGTGGGAATATAGGAGACGCTGTGAACATCCCAATTCCCCAGTGGGTGCGGGATGTTGGAGAATATGATCCTGATATCTTTTACACCAACAGGGCAGGAACCAGAAACAAGGAGTACCTCACCATTGGTGTGGATCATCTTCCTCTCTTTGGAGGTCGAACTGCCATTGAG ATGTATAGTGACTACATGAAGAGCTTCAGGGAGAACATGTCAGATTTGTTAGAAGCTGGGGTGATCATTGATATCGAAGTAGGGCTTGGTCCAGCAGGAGAGCTAAGATACCCTTCATACCCACAAACTCAAGGATGGGTTTTTCCTGGCATTGGAGAATTCATT TGCTATGATAAATATCTCAAAGCAGAATTCAAAGAGGCAGCAGCAAGGGCAGGCAACCCTGAATGGGAATTGCCTGATGATGCAGGGGAATACAATGACACACCAGAAAACACTGGCTTCTTTAAACCAAATGGAACATACCGTACTGAAAAAGGAAACTTCTTCTTGATATGGTATTCCAACAGATTATTGATCCATGGGGATGAGATCCTTGATGAAGCCAATAAAGCATTCTTGGGCTGTAAAGTCAAAATAGCAGCTAAA GTATCTGGAATTCATTGGTGGTACAAAGTTGATAATCATGCTGCAGAGCTTACAGCAGGATATTACAACTTGCATGAAAGAGATGGGTACCGACCCATTGCCAGGATGCTATCAAGGCATCATGCTATTTTGAATTTCACATGCCTTGAGATGAAGGACGCAGAGCAACCTGAAAATGCCAAAAGTGGACCTCAGGAACTTGTTATGCAG GTTTTGAGTGGAGCTTGGAGAGAGAATATTGAGGTTGCAGGGGAGAATGCACTTTCAAGATATGATGCGACAGCTTACAATCAAATCCTTTTAAATGTCAGGCCTAATGGTGTCAACAAGAATGGCCAACCAAAACTGAGGATGTATGGGATGACATACCTACGGTTATCTGATGATCTATTAGAAGAAACCAATTTTAAGCTATTCAAGACATTTGTGAGGAAAATGCATGCAGACCAG gatTATTGTCCAGATCTCAAGAAATACAACCATGAAATACGTCCACTGGAGCGGTCAAAGCAACAGATTCCAACTGAAGTTCTAACAGAAGCAACTAAGGCATTGGCACCCTTCCCATGGGATAAAGAGACAGATATGAAAGTTGATGGTGCTGGTGCTGGTCAGCCTGGTCTACTTGCTAGTTTGGTAAACAAGATCAAATCCCTATTCTTCAAGTGA